The following proteins are co-located in the Leptospira weilii genome:
- a CDS encoding type II toxin-antitoxin system HicB family antitoxin, which translates to MRQLKVIIEKHPDGYVSYPLGLKGVVVGQGDSYEEALNDVKSAIRFHIETFGEEVFEEESPVMEAFIAEAVAVD; encoded by the coding sequence CATTGAGAAACATCCAGACGGATATGTATCGTATCCGCTTGGACTCAAAGGTGTGGTAGTGGGACAGGGAGACAGTTACGAAGAAGCTCTAAACGATGTAAAGTCAGCGATTCGATTTCATATTGAAACGTTTGGAGAAGAAGTATTTGAAGAAGAATCTCCCGTGATGGAAGCCTTTATTGCGGAAGCGGTAGCGGTGGATTGA
- a CDS encoding type II toxin-antitoxin system HicA family toxin: protein MPQKFPVDAPKARVIKALKFLGFEIIREREHISMSRENPDGTKTPLTIPNHSKIKGSTLRTICSQSGISRDDFLDAFEEF, encoded by the coding sequence TTGCCTCAGAAATTTCCTGTAGATGCTCCCAAAGCGCGAGTAATCAAAGCCCTGAAATTCCTGGGTTTTGAAATTATTAGAGAAAGAGAACACATATCGATGAGTCGTGAAAATCCGGATGGAACTAAAACACCTTTAACGATTCCGAACCATTCCAAGATTAAAGGATCTACGTTACGTACAATCTGTTCTCAATCCGGGATTTCCAGAGACGATTTTTTAGATGCTTTTGAAGAATTTTAG
- a CDS encoding DUF2283 domain-containing protein, which yields MRITHYPETDSIYIDLSNRPSFETKEINSDLNVDLDENGRPVGIDIHGHASKYVDISSILFETAKP from the coding sequence ATGAGAATAACACACTATCCTGAAACTGATTCAATCTATATTGATTTGTCGAACCGCCCTTCTTTCGAGACGAAAGAGATTAATTCAGACCTAAACGTAGACTTGGATGAAAACGGTAGACCCGTAGGGATTGATATTCATGGACATGCTTCCAAATACGTTGATATATCCTCGATCCTTTTTGAGACTGCAAAACCGTAG